A DNA window from Arachis hypogaea cultivar Tifrunner chromosome 18, arahy.Tifrunner.gnm2.J5K5, whole genome shotgun sequence contains the following coding sequences:
- the LOC112771662 gene encoding xanthine dehydrogenase 1 isoform X2, whose product MHVITVEGLGSCKRGLHPVQESMAQAHGSQCGFCTPGFVMSMYALLRSSQTPPSEEQIEECLAGNLCRCTGYRPIVDAFRVFAKTNDMLYTGISSVSPEEAKSICPSTGKPCSCNSNNVNDKCVVGDNRYKATSYDEVDGTKYTEKELIFPPELLLRTATPLSLTGFGGLMWYRPLTLQHALDLKAKYPDAKLIVGNSEVGIEMRLKRLQYRVLVSVTHVPELNVLNVKDDGLEIGAAVRLSDLLSVLRKVVTERDVHETSSCRALIEQLKWFAGTQIRNAASIGGNICTASPISDLNPLWMAVGANFRIIDSKGNSRTTLAENFFLGYRKVDLASSEILLSVFLPWNKRFEYVKEFKQSHRRDDDIAIVNAGLRIHLQETSEIWVVADASIAYGGVAPCSLSAKKTKDFLIGKVWDQNLLQDALKVLQNDIILKEDAPGGMVEFRKSLTLSFFFKFFLWVSHQLDGVKESIPASHLSAMQPVHRPTITGSQDYEIMKHGTSVGSPEVHLSAKLQVTGEAEYADDIQLPLNGLHAALVLSRKPHARILSIDGSEAMSSPGFVGLFLAKDVPADNKIGPVVYDEELFATDYVTCVGQVIGVVVADTHENAKTAARKVNVKYEDLPAILSIKEAINAGSFHPNTEKCLIKGDVDQCFQSGQCDRIIEGEVHIGGQEHFYLEPHSSLVWTLDGGNEVHMISSTQAPQKHQKYVSHVLGLPMSKVVCKTKRIGGGFGGKETRSAFIAAAASVPSYLLNRPVKLTLDRDVDMMITGQRHSFLGKYKVGFTNEGRVLALDLEIYNNGGNSLDLSLAILERAMFHSDNVYDIPNVRIVGKVCFTNFPSHTAFRGFGGPQGMLITENWIHRIAAELKMSPEEIKEINFQQAGYISHYGQQLEYCTLHQLWNELKLSCDFVKAREQVDLFNSHNRWKKRGIAMVPTKFGISFTTKLMNQAGALVHVYTDGTVLVTHGGVEMGQGLHTKVAQIAASAFNIPLSSVFISETSTDKVPNSSPTAASASSDMYGAAVLDACEQIKARMEPIASRNNFNSFAELAVACYIERIDLSAHGFYITPDIGFDWKMGKGKPFRYFTYGAAFSEVEIDTLTGDFHTRVANIIMDLGFSLNPALDVGQIEGAFIQGLGWLALEELKWGDAAHKWIPPGCLYTCGPGAYKIPSINDVPLKFNVSLLKGHPNVKAIHSSKAVGEPPFFLASAVFFAIKDAIRAARLEVGCGDWFPLDNPATPERIRMACLDDITSSLINSDFHPKLSV is encoded by the exons ATGCATGTGATTACAGTGGAAGGATTGGGAAGCTGCAAGAGAGGTTTGCATCCTGTCCAG GAATCAATGGCACAAGCTCATGGTTCACAATGTGGATTTTGTACACCTGGTTTTGTTATGTCCATGTATGCATTATTGCGGTCAAGTCAAACCCCGCCTAGTGAAGAGCAAATCGAAGAATGTCTTGCTGGAAATTTATGCCGGTGCACTGGTTACCGACCAATAGTTGATGCATTCCGTGTCTTTGCCAAAACTAACGATATGTTATATACTGGGATTTCTTCTGTGAGCCCTGAAGAAGCTAAGTCTATTTGCCCTTCAACTGGAAAGCCCTGCTCTTGCAATTCAAACAATGTGAATGATAAATGTGTAGTGGGTGATAATAGATATAAAGCTACTTCCTATGATGAAGTAGATGGGACCAAATATACAGAAAAGGAACTTATTTTTCCACCTGAGCTTCTGTTAAGGACAGCAACCCCTTTGAGTTTGACTGGATTTGGTGGGTTAATGTGGTATAGGCCTTTAACACTTCAACATGCATTGGATTTAAAAGCCAAATATCCTGATGCTAAGTTGATAGTTGGTAATTCTGAGGTAGGAATTGAGATGAGACTGAAGAGACTACAATATCGGGTTCTGGTGTCTGTAACACATGTCCCAGAACTAAATGTTTTGAATGTAAAGGATGATGGATTAGAGATAGGTGCTGCAGTAAGGCTATCTGATCTCTTGAGTGTTTTAAGAAAGGTTGTAACTGAGCGAGATGTTCATGAAACATCATCTTGTAGGGCCTTAATTGAGCAATTGAAATGGTTTGCTGGAACACAAATACGAAATGCTGCATCAATTGGGGGGAATATATGTACCGCGAGTCCAATATCAGACTTAAATCCTCTCTGGATGGCAGTTGGAGCAAACTTTCGAATTATTGATTCCAAAGGGAACAGTAGGACAACATTGGCTGAAAATTTCTTCTTGGGATATCGTAAGGTGGATTTGGCAAGCAGTGAAATCTTGCTGTCAGTATTCCTACCGTGGAATAAGAGATTCGAATATGTGAAGGAATTTAAACAGTCTCATAGAAGGGATGATGATATTGCAATTGTAAATGCGGGTTTGCGCATTCATCTACAAGAAACTAGCGAAATCTGGGTGGTTGCTGATGCATCAATTGCTTATGGTGGGGTGGCGCCATGTTCACTTTCTGCTAAAAAAACTAAGGACTTTCTCATTGGGAAGGTTTGGGATCAAAATCTATTACAAGATGCATTGAAAGTCCTACAAAATGATATAATACTTAAAGAGGATGCTCCTGGCGGAATGGTTGAGTTCCGGAAATCTTTGACTCTaagtttcttttttaaattttttctttgggTGTCTCATCAACTGGATGGTGTGAAAGAGTCGATACCGGCATCTCATCTGTCTGCCATGCAGCCAGTCCACCGCCCAACAATTACAGGATCTCAGGACTATGAAATCATGAAACATGGGACATCTGTGGGTTCTCCTGAGGTTCATCTATCTGCAAAACTTCAG GTTACAGGAGAAGCAGAATATGCTGACGACATACAATTGCCTCTGAATGGATTGCATGCAGCCTTAGTTTTGAGTAGAAAACCCCATGCCCGGATACTTTCAATTGATGGTTCAGAGGCCATGTCTTCACCTGGATTTGTGGGTTTGTTTCTGGCCAAAGATGTACCAGCTGATAATAAAATTGGGCCTGTTGTTTATGATGAAGAGCTTTTTGCCACAGATTATGTAACCTGTGTGGGTCAG GTTATTGGAGTAGTGGTGGCTGATacacatgaaaatgcaaagacaGCAGCAAGAAAAGTTAACGTCAAGTATGAAGATCTACCAGCCATCCTGTCAATAAAAGAGGCCATCAATGCTGGAAGTTTTCACCCCAATACAGAGAAGTGTCTGATTAAAGGTGATGTAGATCAATGTTTTCAGTCAGGTCAGTGTGACAGAATAATTGAAGGGGAAGTTCACATTGGAGGTCAGGAACACTTCTATCTTGAGCCACATAGCAGTTTGGTGTGGACATTGGATGGTGGAAATGAAGTTCATATGATATCATCTACTCAG GCCCCTCAGAAGCACCAGAAATATGTTTCTCATGTTCTTGGTCTCCCCATGTCAAAGGTAGTGTGCAAAACAAAGCGAATTGGTGGTGGATTTGGGGGGAAGGAGACAAGGTCAGCCTTTATTGCTGCTGCAGCTTCAGTTCCATCATATCTGTTAAATCGGCCTGTGAAGCTCACACTTGACCGAGATGTTGACATGATGATAACTGGGCAACGCCATAGTTTTCTTGGGAAGTACAAG GTCGGATTTACAAATGAAGGGAGGGTACTCGCATTGGATCTTGAAATTTATAACAATGGCGGAAATTCACTGGATCTGTCACTTGCTATCCTTGAACGTGCTATGTTTCATTCAGATAATGTGTATGATATACCAAATGTGAGGATAGTTGGAAAGGTCTGCTTCACAAATTTCCCTAGCCACACTGCTTTCCGTGGATTCGGTGGTCCGCAAGGCATGCTAATCACTGAAAACTGGATTCATAGGATTGCTGCTGAACTCAAGATGAGCCCAGAAGAGATAAAG GAAATTAATTTTCAGCAAGCAGGATATATTTCGCATTATGGCCAGCAACTTGAGTACTGTACACTACACCAGCTGTGGAATGAACTCAAGTTATCCTGTGACTTTGTGAAGGCACGTGAACAAGTTGACTTATTCAACAGTCATAACCGCTGGAAGAAGCGTGGCATTGCTATGGTTCCAACTAAGTTTGGTATATCCTTTACAACAAAGCTTATGAACCAG GCAGGTGCTCTGGTTCATGTTTATACAGATGGAACTGTTTTAGTTACCCATGGGGGTGTAGAAATGGGGCAAGGTTTGCATACAAAAGTTGCTCAGATCGCCGCATCAGCTTTCAACATCCCCCTAAGTTCTGTCTTTATATCAGAGACAAGTACTGACAAG GTTCCTAATTCTTCTCCAACAGCAGCTTCTGCGAGTTCTGATATGTATGGAGCAGCGGTTTTAGATGCATGTGAGCAGATAAAGGCACGCATGGAACCTATTGCTTCACGGAACAATTTCAACTCATTTGCTGAG CTAGCTGTTGCGTGCTATATAGAGCGAATAGACCTTTCTGCCCATGGATTTTATATTACACCTGATATTGGCTTTGATTGGAAGATGGGTAAAGGAAAACCTTTTAGGTATTTCACTTATGGGGCTGCATTTTCTGAGGTGGAAATTGACACCTTGACTGGAGATTTTCACACTAGAGTGGCAAACATAATTATGGATCTAGGTTTCTCTCTAAACCCGGCACTAGATGTCGGTCAG ATTGAAGGAGCTTTTATTCAAGGTTTGGGTTGGTTAGCTTTAGAAGAACTCAAATGGGGAGATGCAGCACATAAATGGATTCCCCCTGGTTGCCTTTACACATGTGGACCTGGAGCTTACAAAATTCCTTCTATCAATGATGTTCCTTTGAAATTCAATGTCTCACTTCTAAAG GGTCATCCAAATGTGAAGGCCATCCACTCATCTAAAGCCGTTGGCGAGCCGCCGTTTTTCCTAGCATCGGCAGTGTTCTTCGCCATCAAGGACGCCATCAGAGCTGCAAGACTTGAAGTGGGATGCGGTGATTGGTTTCCTCTTGATAATCCAGCAACTCCTGAGAGAATTCGAATGGCTTGTTTAGATGACATTACATCCTCACTTATTAACTCAGATTTCCATCCTAAACTTAGTGTTTGA
- the LOC112771662 gene encoding xanthine dehydrogenase 1 isoform X1: protein MGSLKNDENPQLQTSKVSYEPLLYVNGVRRVLPDGLAHLTLLEYLRGIGLTGTKLGCGEGGCGACTVMVSSYDEKSRKCLHYAINACLAPLYSVEGMHVITVEGLGSCKRGLHPVQESMAQAHGSQCGFCTPGFVMSMYALLRSSQTPPSEEQIEECLAGNLCRCTGYRPIVDAFRVFAKTNDMLYTGISSVSPEEAKSICPSTGKPCSCNSNNVNDKCVVGDNRYKATSYDEVDGTKYTEKELIFPPELLLRTATPLSLTGFGGLMWYRPLTLQHALDLKAKYPDAKLIVGNSEVGIEMRLKRLQYRVLVSVTHVPELNVLNVKDDGLEIGAAVRLSDLLSVLRKVVTERDVHETSSCRALIEQLKWFAGTQIRNAASIGGNICTASPISDLNPLWMAVGANFRIIDSKGNSRTTLAENFFLGYRKVDLASSEILLSVFLPWNKRFEYVKEFKQSHRRDDDIAIVNAGLRIHLQETSEIWVVADASIAYGGVAPCSLSAKKTKDFLIGKVWDQNLLQDALKVLQNDIILKEDAPGGMVEFRKSLTLSFFFKFFLWVSHQLDGVKESIPASHLSAMQPVHRPTITGSQDYEIMKHGTSVGSPEVHLSAKLQVTGEAEYADDIQLPLNGLHAALVLSRKPHARILSIDGSEAMSSPGFVGLFLAKDVPADNKIGPVVYDEELFATDYVTCVGQVIGVVVADTHENAKTAARKVNVKYEDLPAILSIKEAINAGSFHPNTEKCLIKGDVDQCFQSGQCDRIIEGEVHIGGQEHFYLEPHSSLVWTLDGGNEVHMISSTQAPQKHQKYVSHVLGLPMSKVVCKTKRIGGGFGGKETRSAFIAAAASVPSYLLNRPVKLTLDRDVDMMITGQRHSFLGKYKVGFTNEGRVLALDLEIYNNGGNSLDLSLAILERAMFHSDNVYDIPNVRIVGKVCFTNFPSHTAFRGFGGPQGMLITENWIHRIAAELKMSPEEIKEINFQQAGYISHYGQQLEYCTLHQLWNELKLSCDFVKAREQVDLFNSHNRWKKRGIAMVPTKFGISFTTKLMNQAGALVHVYTDGTVLVTHGGVEMGQGLHTKVAQIAASAFNIPLSSVFISETSTDKVPNSSPTAASASSDMYGAAVLDACEQIKARMEPIASRNNFNSFAELAVACYIERIDLSAHGFYITPDIGFDWKMGKGKPFRYFTYGAAFSEVEIDTLTGDFHTRVANIIMDLGFSLNPALDVGQIEGAFIQGLGWLALEELKWGDAAHKWIPPGCLYTCGPGAYKIPSINDVPLKFNVSLLKGHPNVKAIHSSKAVGEPPFFLASAVFFAIKDAIRAARLEVGCGDWFPLDNPATPERIRMACLDDITSSLINSDFHPKLSV, encoded by the exons ATGGGGTCACTCAAGAACGACGAAAATCCTCAGCTTCAAACATCGAAGGTGTCTTACGAACCTCTTCTCTACGTTAACGGAGTTCGAAGGGTGTTACCTGATGGATTAGCTCATTTGACCCTTCTTGAGTATCTCAGAG GTATAGGCCTCACTGGAACTAAACTAGGCTGTGGTGAGGGTGGTTGTGGAGCTTGCACGGTTATGGTTTCTTCTTATGATGAAAAATCGAGGAAATGCTT ACACTATGCTATCAATGCTTGCTTAGCACCTCTATATTCTGTAGAAGGAATGCATGTGATTACAGTGGAAGGATTGGGAAGCTGCAAGAGAGGTTTGCATCCTGTCCAG GAATCAATGGCACAAGCTCATGGTTCACAATGTGGATTTTGTACACCTGGTTTTGTTATGTCCATGTATGCATTATTGCGGTCAAGTCAAACCCCGCCTAGTGAAGAGCAAATCGAAGAATGTCTTGCTGGAAATTTATGCCGGTGCACTGGTTACCGACCAATAGTTGATGCATTCCGTGTCTTTGCCAAAACTAACGATATGTTATATACTGGGATTTCTTCTGTGAGCCCTGAAGAAGCTAAGTCTATTTGCCCTTCAACTGGAAAGCCCTGCTCTTGCAATTCAAACAATGTGAATGATAAATGTGTAGTGGGTGATAATAGATATAAAGCTACTTCCTATGATGAAGTAGATGGGACCAAATATACAGAAAAGGAACTTATTTTTCCACCTGAGCTTCTGTTAAGGACAGCAACCCCTTTGAGTTTGACTGGATTTGGTGGGTTAATGTGGTATAGGCCTTTAACACTTCAACATGCATTGGATTTAAAAGCCAAATATCCTGATGCTAAGTTGATAGTTGGTAATTCTGAGGTAGGAATTGAGATGAGACTGAAGAGACTACAATATCGGGTTCTGGTGTCTGTAACACATGTCCCAGAACTAAATGTTTTGAATGTAAAGGATGATGGATTAGAGATAGGTGCTGCAGTAAGGCTATCTGATCTCTTGAGTGTTTTAAGAAAGGTTGTAACTGAGCGAGATGTTCATGAAACATCATCTTGTAGGGCCTTAATTGAGCAATTGAAATGGTTTGCTGGAACACAAATACGAAATGCTGCATCAATTGGGGGGAATATATGTACCGCGAGTCCAATATCAGACTTAAATCCTCTCTGGATGGCAGTTGGAGCAAACTTTCGAATTATTGATTCCAAAGGGAACAGTAGGACAACATTGGCTGAAAATTTCTTCTTGGGATATCGTAAGGTGGATTTGGCAAGCAGTGAAATCTTGCTGTCAGTATTCCTACCGTGGAATAAGAGATTCGAATATGTGAAGGAATTTAAACAGTCTCATAGAAGGGATGATGATATTGCAATTGTAAATGCGGGTTTGCGCATTCATCTACAAGAAACTAGCGAAATCTGGGTGGTTGCTGATGCATCAATTGCTTATGGTGGGGTGGCGCCATGTTCACTTTCTGCTAAAAAAACTAAGGACTTTCTCATTGGGAAGGTTTGGGATCAAAATCTATTACAAGATGCATTGAAAGTCCTACAAAATGATATAATACTTAAAGAGGATGCTCCTGGCGGAATGGTTGAGTTCCGGAAATCTTTGACTCTaagtttcttttttaaattttttctttgggTGTCTCATCAACTGGATGGTGTGAAAGAGTCGATACCGGCATCTCATCTGTCTGCCATGCAGCCAGTCCACCGCCCAACAATTACAGGATCTCAGGACTATGAAATCATGAAACATGGGACATCTGTGGGTTCTCCTGAGGTTCATCTATCTGCAAAACTTCAG GTTACAGGAGAAGCAGAATATGCTGACGACATACAATTGCCTCTGAATGGATTGCATGCAGCCTTAGTTTTGAGTAGAAAACCCCATGCCCGGATACTTTCAATTGATGGTTCAGAGGCCATGTCTTCACCTGGATTTGTGGGTTTGTTTCTGGCCAAAGATGTACCAGCTGATAATAAAATTGGGCCTGTTGTTTATGATGAAGAGCTTTTTGCCACAGATTATGTAACCTGTGTGGGTCAG GTTATTGGAGTAGTGGTGGCTGATacacatgaaaatgcaaagacaGCAGCAAGAAAAGTTAACGTCAAGTATGAAGATCTACCAGCCATCCTGTCAATAAAAGAGGCCATCAATGCTGGAAGTTTTCACCCCAATACAGAGAAGTGTCTGATTAAAGGTGATGTAGATCAATGTTTTCAGTCAGGTCAGTGTGACAGAATAATTGAAGGGGAAGTTCACATTGGAGGTCAGGAACACTTCTATCTTGAGCCACATAGCAGTTTGGTGTGGACATTGGATGGTGGAAATGAAGTTCATATGATATCATCTACTCAG GCCCCTCAGAAGCACCAGAAATATGTTTCTCATGTTCTTGGTCTCCCCATGTCAAAGGTAGTGTGCAAAACAAAGCGAATTGGTGGTGGATTTGGGGGGAAGGAGACAAGGTCAGCCTTTATTGCTGCTGCAGCTTCAGTTCCATCATATCTGTTAAATCGGCCTGTGAAGCTCACACTTGACCGAGATGTTGACATGATGATAACTGGGCAACGCCATAGTTTTCTTGGGAAGTACAAG GTCGGATTTACAAATGAAGGGAGGGTACTCGCATTGGATCTTGAAATTTATAACAATGGCGGAAATTCACTGGATCTGTCACTTGCTATCCTTGAACGTGCTATGTTTCATTCAGATAATGTGTATGATATACCAAATGTGAGGATAGTTGGAAAGGTCTGCTTCACAAATTTCCCTAGCCACACTGCTTTCCGTGGATTCGGTGGTCCGCAAGGCATGCTAATCACTGAAAACTGGATTCATAGGATTGCTGCTGAACTCAAGATGAGCCCAGAAGAGATAAAG GAAATTAATTTTCAGCAAGCAGGATATATTTCGCATTATGGCCAGCAACTTGAGTACTGTACACTACACCAGCTGTGGAATGAACTCAAGTTATCCTGTGACTTTGTGAAGGCACGTGAACAAGTTGACTTATTCAACAGTCATAACCGCTGGAAGAAGCGTGGCATTGCTATGGTTCCAACTAAGTTTGGTATATCCTTTACAACAAAGCTTATGAACCAG GCAGGTGCTCTGGTTCATGTTTATACAGATGGAACTGTTTTAGTTACCCATGGGGGTGTAGAAATGGGGCAAGGTTTGCATACAAAAGTTGCTCAGATCGCCGCATCAGCTTTCAACATCCCCCTAAGTTCTGTCTTTATATCAGAGACAAGTACTGACAAG GTTCCTAATTCTTCTCCAACAGCAGCTTCTGCGAGTTCTGATATGTATGGAGCAGCGGTTTTAGATGCATGTGAGCAGATAAAGGCACGCATGGAACCTATTGCTTCACGGAACAATTTCAACTCATTTGCTGAG CTAGCTGTTGCGTGCTATATAGAGCGAATAGACCTTTCTGCCCATGGATTTTATATTACACCTGATATTGGCTTTGATTGGAAGATGGGTAAAGGAAAACCTTTTAGGTATTTCACTTATGGGGCTGCATTTTCTGAGGTGGAAATTGACACCTTGACTGGAGATTTTCACACTAGAGTGGCAAACATAATTATGGATCTAGGTTTCTCTCTAAACCCGGCACTAGATGTCGGTCAG ATTGAAGGAGCTTTTATTCAAGGTTTGGGTTGGTTAGCTTTAGAAGAACTCAAATGGGGAGATGCAGCACATAAATGGATTCCCCCTGGTTGCCTTTACACATGTGGACCTGGAGCTTACAAAATTCCTTCTATCAATGATGTTCCTTTGAAATTCAATGTCTCACTTCTAAAG GGTCATCCAAATGTGAAGGCCATCCACTCATCTAAAGCCGTTGGCGAGCCGCCGTTTTTCCTAGCATCGGCAGTGTTCTTCGCCATCAAGGACGCCATCAGAGCTGCAAGACTTGAAGTGGGATGCGGTGATTGGTTTCCTCTTGATAATCCAGCAACTCCTGAGAGAATTCGAATGGCTTGTTTAGATGACATTACATCCTCACTTATTAACTCAGATTTCCATCCTAAACTTAGTGTTTGA